The sequence CGATGCTTTTGAGCGTTCCGGATGCTGTCTTATTGACAACTCCGGAAGTGACCTGAACTTTAAGAATCTTGTTCTGTCCTGTAAATGTCTCTCGTGTAATTGCCACGATACTATCCTCCGAAATCGAGGAAGCTGCAATGGTGCTGCCCCCCGCATCCACAAAGGAAGTTGCGTTGTCGAACGCATACTCTGGATAACCGTCGGCATTTTTCAGCCAGAGTTTATTGCCGCTCACGGACAATCTCGCGAATGTGCCTTGGATCGTCTCCACCTGCGGTTTCGGATCAGTCAGTTCTACATAGGCAGCCGCCCCGTTCTTGCCAATGACCGTGACTTTAGTATAAGGCTGGATATTGTTCAGCGAGATCGCCGTTTCGGCGGCGCTGCTGAAATAAGCCGTTCCGGAGTTCAAGGAGTATACGGAGTTGGATACACCACTATATAGTGTCATTTTGCCTTCTTTTACTTCGGTTACGATACCGCTTGACGTATTATTGTATGCCGCCGCCGAATAAGCTTCCGCCCGGCTCAAGAAGGTGGCGAGCTGTGCCCGCGTAACTTCTCCCGTTGGATTGAAAATATTCCCGCTCAATCCGTTCGTCAGTCCAAGGTTGATGGCAGCGTTGATATATCCGCGTTTCCCTGCGGAAATCTTCGCGTCATCCGCAAATCCCGAAGGCTCGCTGGCGACTGCCTGCGCATCGGATGTCTTGCCAAGAGCGCGGATCAACAGCTCGGCGATCCACTCGCGGGTAGCCTTGTGGGTACCCCAGGACGTCTTCAGATTGTCGGCGGCCATTTCCGCCGTTTTATCCAGCACATTCCGCTGGAACGCCAGCACGACATAAGGCTTGTAATAATTGGAGACGTCAAAGCCCTCCGGAAGCGCTGTTGCCGTTCCGCCCGAAGCCTGGTCATCCAGCTTCATGAAACGCAAAGCCATCAGAACTGCTTCCTGTTGGGTAACAGGGTCCGCCGGACGAAACTTTCCGTTGTTGCCTATAATGATTTCCTGTGCGGCTAGCTTGTAGATATGCTTCTCGGCCCAAAAGCCGGAGGTTACATCGGAGAAAGCTCCAGTCCCCGCTGCACTCGGCGAAGATACGCCCCCAACTCTGTTCCCGGCGGGTGCACTTTCCGCCAATACCGTTCCCGCTCCGCCAAACGCAACCACCCCGGCGAGCAGGACGGATATAGCTTTCTTAGTATATCCCTTAGAGTAATAGTTGTACTTATTAAGTTCAGACAATTTGAAATGTTCCCCTCTCTGCATATGGATAAACAGTCTCTGTCATTAGCGGAATTAGATATGCCGACGCTCTTCCTGAACGGCTTACTGACTGTTCTCCCTGGTCATCGGATGCAGCAGGTCCGCATGGCCCATCAGGCTCTCAACCTGCTCCCCATCAACCAGCAGTTCAATGCTCTGAACTTCCGAAAATTGGAACAGCGTCTTAGTCAGCGCGCTAAGCGCAAAGGATTCGCCTCCGGATCCTAGCTGAGCCTCTGCCGGTTTGTGAATATCCATCACGATTTGCCCGTTCTCGAACTTCAGAGACTTCAGCTCCATTTTTCCCCATAGAGGGATCAGGTCCGCGTTATCGCTTTTTTGCAGCGCTTTGAAAGCATTGGTGTATTTTTCAGTGTCGTCCTTATAAGCAATGTCCGCCTTTGCCGGCTTCAGATCCATTATTTGAGAATCCGTGTAATAGACATCAATCGTTTGACTCTGTTTCTCCTCGGGCGGCGCAGCGCTCGGTGACGGCTCAGTTGAAGGAGGACTCTCATTTACTGCCGATGGCTGCGCCGTAGTATCTGGCACGGCACTTTCCACAGGCTGCTCCGAAGGCTCGACATTCCCTTCAGCACCGCTAACGACAGCCGGTGAAGCGATGCCTCCCTCATTTGCAGGCGCTGTAGACGGTTTGTCGCCGCATCCTGCCAGCACAAGCAGAAGAACCGACGCTATACCGATGATCCCCATTTTTTTATTCCACAATTTCAACGCCTCCTTAGTAAGATGATGCAGTGTGCAAATCTAGTAATGTATAAGTAGGGCAGACCCTCCCGCAGAGCATCATCTATCCCTTAATGGGCAGAAGCTTGACTCTGCGGCGTCAGTCTGCCGCG is a genomic window of Paenibacillus durus ATCC 35681 containing:
- a CDS encoding GerMN domain-containing protein; translation: MWNKKMGIIGIASVLLLVLAGCGDKPSTAPANEGGIASPAVVSGAEGNVEPSEQPVESAVPDTTAQPSAVNESPPSTEPSPSAAPPEEKQSQTIDVYYTDSQIMDLKPAKADIAYKDDTEKYTNAFKALQKSDNADLIPLWGKMELKSLKFENGQIVMDIHKPAEAQLGSGGESFALSALTKTLFQFSEVQSIELLVDGEQVESLMGHADLLHPMTRENSQ